One segment of Plasmodium vinckei vinckei genome assembly, chromosome: PVVCY_04 DNA contains the following:
- a CDS encoding trafficking protein particle complex subunit 4, putative produces the protein MYSLYVNNQHGTLVYQKHFSEEIKLNSNEEIRLASMLHGISTISEKINVNSSLNTKNIFKLLEKKGIETIEGNGFKIQCYDTLTGIKIFAVYKDDLNIELNKYLKRVYELYSDIILKNPFYDIDMPIRSETFNEHIDKLFSNIN, from the exons ATGTATTCTCTTTATGTTAATAACCAACATGGTACTTTAGTTTATCAAAAG CATTTTAgcgaagaaataaaattaaatagtaATGAAGAGATAAGACTTGCTTCTATGCTACATGGTATTTCAACAATTtctgaaaaaataaatgttaaTTCATcattaaatacaaaaaatatatttaaattattagaaaaaaaaggtaTCGAAACAATTGAAGGGAATGGTTTTAAAATTCAATGTTATGATACTTTAACAGGaatcaaaatatttgcAGTATACAAAGATGACTTAAATATTGagttaaataaatatttaaaaagggtatatgaattatatagtgatataatattaaagaatCCATTTTATGATATTGATATGCCAATACGTTCAGAAACTTTTAATGAACATATCGATAAgcttttttcaaatataaactaa
- a CDS encoding eukaryotic translation initiation factor 3 subunit K, putative: protein MDINTIIEEVQAIKVYPHMMFNASKLKVLSDYVDIAFENNEYFDNEVMLTLLRLFCLYPHCYDKSVIKKILVCVLYNINTVDMNIYLSLINPNLYDDNIKGVVYLHDLIKECQFKKLWDCINNKSEENNNYDYSFLQNYNNFTCNIRKYILNSITLSFEKISIKQISEYLNMENMEEIEKLLTENKWTVKKIKNKDGEEQTICINENIENIQSRKNISTYFNDDNITSYINKLNS, encoded by the exons atggaTATCAACACTATTATAGAGGAAGTTCAAGCTATAAAGGTTTACCCCCATATGATGTTTAATGCATCCAAACTAA aAGTACTAAGTGATTATGTTGATATAGcctttgaaaataatgaatattttgataatgaAGTTATGCTAACACTATTAAGattgttttgtttatatcCACATTGCTATGACAAATCGGTAATTAAGAAAATCTTGGTAtgtgttttatataatataaatactgtagatatgaatatatatttaagcTTAATAAATCCAAACTTAtatgatgataatataaaagggGTCGTATATTTACATGATCTAATTAAAGAATgccaatttaaaaaattatgggattgtataaataataaaagcgaagaaaataataattatgattattcctttttacaaaattataataattttacatGCAATATTAGaaagtatattttaaattctATAACATTaagttttgaaaaaatttcgataaaacaaatatcggaatatttaaatatggaaaatatggaagaaattgaaaaattattaacagaaaataaatggactgttaaaaaaattaaaaataaagatggAGAAGAACAAACTATTtgtattaatgaaaatatagaaaatattcaaagtagaaaaaatataagtacatattttaatgatGACAATATAAcatcatatattaataagttAAATAGCTAA
- a CDS encoding phosphoglycerate mutase, putative has protein sequence MMKGNYSYERHGPQNFNINSYGSRISNKNNNKTDKYDYPHYNGKSNYGYYREGNYYFNDEPNYKTRNRINGYDYSYDNYGEYQYSKNNYSKNGNDKKYYNYYKDKYNKNNSNNNTHFEKINNDNNMSNKQNKSIENNSTKINELINNIYYKTSYYLKKNRKYLNKILQQNYEINIYLIRHMEAQHNKKYVEDLDTSRDLIYKQSAYLDSTATERGIKTCEDVRNFHLNGTGESGYNKMHGIYYKEIMQLYNDYVEKCDKEEENKKENKKGVFERNNDFVIICSPLRRCLQTMKYLFNFKKNIVIYEPIREVSGNYASDQRSKVSEVKKFCDNNFDEYELMCFGEEDIMNVERYRESACQIYFRCLQFLKFAHSLAINYFASIERENDSMGLDGKASNSKNPQGSNNQSDLKNDEENNSTKSSEINDNMNNKCNNEDTCTKTNGKNKKVFNIVVVSHSSYLLHLLALLDYLNLDARNFNNCDIRKITIPLTNTFLFFNNIINLQLAKPVISNNMPLCFRDKHKNVLKKTYKDKNIYTLNNINDLDDIICESPCTIIIYQYHEVIKNQNNYKKYLEKIQNFIDNNNKEFQLKKGYYSNGMYKKYVLKKGKNEDSSDIYNLGRDILVTDASEHLSFSERKQAWELNKKGFTTGQNIILIVLPDVDSVPKKANAPINKSIEMDRDTKINEDNNEDLGSLKNVTKIIDNYDSVQDLIKSTDFWISIKQNIHNINLNSFHEYIIKKYNKILMKEDEDFCYIDLVASLENKNFMNKYGSMFNGYFKKLKEKYNNNSISLDLEKECKHINENLVSKMFPQEYETLKDGNETGKTSTNSNNHDKMNIVKKKFIYIPKKCNDKNRMGNPQNNETYNVSNNIIPNNKTFVMENIKVLKSFPQSIQNLNVEMFYRDKFFYFNCLHKFIKSKNKIEGLVLAKLLAFLDLLKSFNFNSTNKMFQKLTKLNDLIDTNTIEDSSQVVNTYSCDKTGVPVNNTLYFSAAAKKYKDIQALKGRKRGVVDDLNYIRYNMLTISAGAENVYILNVLS, from the exons atgatgaaagGGAACTATTCGTATGAACGACATGGGCCACAAAATTTTAACATAAATAGTTATGGCTCAAGAATAAGTaataagaataataataaaacagataaatatgattatCCACATTATAACGGCAAATCAAACTATGGATATTATAGAGAAGGTAACTACTATTTTAATGATGAACctaattataaaacaaGAAATAGAATAAATGGATATGACTATTCATATGATAATTATGGAGAATATCAATActctaaaaataattattcaaaaaatggaaatgacaaaaaatattataactattataaagataaatataataaaaataattcaaacaataatacccactttgaaaaaataaataatgacaataatatgtcaaataaacaaaataaaagtattgaaaataattctacaaaaattaatgaattaataaataatatatattataagacttcttattatttaaaaaaaaatcgaaaatatttaaataaaatacttcaacaaaattatgaaataaatatttaccTTATAAGACATATGGAAGCacaacataataaaaaatatgttgaaGATTTAGACACATCAAGAGATTtgatatataaacaatctGCTTATTTGGATAGTACAGCTACTGAAAGGGGAATAAAAACGTGTGAGGATGTAAGGAATTTTCACCTGAACGGTACAGGTGAAAGTgggtataataaaatgcatggcatatattataaagaaataatgcAACTATACAATGATTATGTTGAAAAGTGTGataaagaagaagaaaataagaaggaaaacaaaaaaggaGTATTCGAACGAAACAACGattttgttataatatGTTCACCTTTAAGAAGATGTTTACAAacaatgaaatatttatttaattttaaaaaaaatatagttatTTATGAGCCAATAAGAGAAGTATCAGGTAATTATGCTAGTGATCAAAGATCAAAAGTATCGgaagttaaaaaattttgtgataataattttgatgaaTATGAATTAATGTGTTTTGGTGAAGAAGATATTATGAATGTAGAAAGATATAGAGAATCGGCTtgtcaaatatatttccgttgtttacaatttttaaagttTGCACATTCGCTAgctattaattattttgcaTCTATAGAACGTGAAAATGATTCTATGGGTTTAGATGGAAAAGCATCAAATTCGAAAAATCCCCAAGGAAGTAATAACCAATCTGATTTGAAAAATGacgaagaaaataattcaacTAAAAGTTCTGAAATCAATGATAATATGAACAACAAATGTAATAATGAAGATACATGTACAAAGacaaatggaaaaaataaaaaagtttttaATATAGTTGTTGTATCACATAGTTCGTATTTATTACATCTATTAGCTTTACttgattatttaaatttagatgctagaaattttaataattgcGATATTAGGAAAATAACAATACCATTAAccaatacatttttattttttaataatataattaatttacaGCTAGCTAAACCAGTGatatcaaataatatgcCTTTATGTTTTAGGGacaaacataaaaatgtattgaaaaaaacatacaaagacaaaaatatatacacactAAATAACATAAATGATTTAGACGATATAATTTGTGAAAGTCCATGtacaattattatatatcaatatcatgaagtgataaaaaatcaaaataactataaaaagtatttagaaaaaattcaaaattttatagataataataataaggaGTTTCagttaaaaaaaggatATTATTCCAACGggatgtataaaaaatatgttttaaaaaaagggaaaaatgAGGATAGTAGtgatatatacaatttagGTCGAGATATTCTAGTCACTGACGCAAGTGAACATCTTAGTTTTTCTGAAAGAAAACAAGCATGGGAACTGAACAAAAAGGGATTTACAACAggacaaaatataatattaatagtaTTACCTGATGTTGATAGTGTTCCAAAAAAAGCTAATGCACCAATTAATAAATCAATTGAAATGGATCGCGAtactaaaataaatgaagacAATAATGAAGATCTCGGGTCtctaaaaaatgttacTAAAATTATAGACAATTATGATAGTGTTCAAGACTTAATAAAATCAACAGATTTTTGGATATcgataaaacaaaatatacataatataaatttaaattcatttcatgagtatataattaaaaaatataataaaatattaatgaaagaAGATGAAGATTTTTGCTATATCGATTTAGTAGCATCacttgaaaataaaaattttatgaacaaATATGGAAGTATGTTTAATGggtattttaaaaaattaaaagaaaaatataataataatagtatatCACTAGATTTAGAAAAAGAGTGTAAACATATCAATGAAAATTTAGTTAGCAAAATGTTCCCTCAAGAATATGAGACATTAAAGGATGGAAATGAAACTGGGAAAACTTCTACAAATTCAAACAATCAtgataaaatgaatattgtaaaaaaaaaatttatttatatacctaaaaaatgtaatgaTAAGAACAGAATGGGAAACCcccaaaataatgaaactTACAATgttagtaataatataattccaaataataaaacatttgttatggaaaatataaaagttttAAAATCTTTTCCTCAATCtattcaaaatttaaatgtaGAGATGTTTTATCgtgataaatttttttattttaattgtttacataaatttataaaaagtaaaaataagatTGAAGGTTTAGTATTAGCTAAATTATTAGCATTTCTCGATTTACttaaatcatttaattttaattctactaataaaatgtttcaaaaacttacaaaattaaatgatcTTATTGATACAAATACAATTGAAGATTCCTCACAAGTAGTTAATACATATTCATGTGATAAAACAGGGGTACCTGTTAATaatacattatatttttcagcAGCAGCCAAGAAATACAAGGACATACAGGCACTAAAGG gCCGAAAAAGGGGAGTAGTTGAcgatttaaattatataagatATAACATGTTGACAATATCTGCTGGTGCTGAGAATGTGTACATATTAAATGTACTTAgttga
- a CDS encoding parasite-infected erythrocyte surface protein, with product MKIIIWLIPFLILNIVIRCDNKIKDNIFQNLRKKTKFLITNEPIVDLDFSENLFHSLLFDLEIDNNNIYTLDEDLLNLQKLNNSSIFKLLINTYEQVSKENEKIDEENKIKYIILASSHTRVHPINLEYLLLKFDKYIYNGNIYKNGDIDIKGILHEYNKEIKESLEKKKKFKNISDIIDEKYKDDIVSSLLNKQIGSSDKFIKKVINSNDSNSNYNNQYKGMFVGYGFNDDEPSILHDLNENKNFLYPSINSGIILDITLLKNIYENYINIEKKNEKIIHKDYIYEISKFIYDNINVEVVHFENSCLDSKQNVYLTNKENTEFDVYKYYLTKGLFENYGSTKEKEEKNYEKIIMSYFQLAYPITTCATYSGRSQNETFIGFDKFNMISIENDEKLKYYIKETEEISFNDIEEYKKKFSDINKRYDEILDNGENNLTHKDIVFGIKTSINTEDRIDYIKNTFDNKQNNKHVFSNFKITPLLKNQKETSIINTELLKGGFDNDDIDIQIFYMSDKESKLYNTVKYDTDGVLKNSSCEKMKHIIFHFYEEYVEKDKSKNNNNNLKKQKYLFIGNDNTFVNVKNLVDVMNVSSNKCMHIKKYMYNKYLKSFRFLKKNENKFFKNFNEKPPLFYQYIKQNFIDTIRNLKKYNYIPKYCKDNNGIGSGSKSDVPIFLGNRQSYNTFYNDNEFYDYLSSEAGILINDSFAKKIYFCKNCVCHNNEQSDDMILGEWANKLNIITINFEGFFQKNPTNYNKKYLNTLVPITYNNLNLNKTVDEIKKTYFQYLVNYNKDEIDEKTDSYIDYLDQNFKNTFDNIFHYFFYLKHYYNSSEDEKNNEISKVNKKIYAKMEYSGAYKKLFNLSQFFKEDIENMIQFKHNIKNGTKQGKVNYANNYVIEKNEIKTDENYENDELDQDDYNEDPDDDDEDDLFSEDDFDYDQFIKDIENSKKLYKEQEHQYEKKEKSPTTSTSNKHDPPKSDNTPDEDYNTEL from the coding sequence atgaaaataataatctgGCTAAtcccatttttaatattaaatatagtgATAAGATGtgataacaaaataaaggataatatatttcaaaacttgcgaaaaaaaacaaaatttttaattacaaATGAGCCAATAGTCGATTTAGATTTTAGTGagaatttatttcatagtcttttatttgatttagaaatagataataataatatatatacattagatgaagatttattaaaccttcaaaaattaaataactCCAGTATTTTCAAACtattaattaatacatATGAACAAGTTagtaaagaaaatgaaaagatCGATGAagagaataaaataaaatatattatcttaGCAAGTTCACATACTAGGGTACATCCTATAAATttagaatatttattattaaaatttgataagtatatttataatggaaatatatataagaatgGGGATATTGACATTAAGGGGATTCTTCATGAATATAAcaaggaaataaaagaaagtttagaaaaaaaaaagaaatttaaaaatatttcagaTATAAtagatgaaaaatataaagatgaTATTGTATCATCACTTTTAAACAAACAAATAGGAAGTAGTGATAAGTTTATCAAAAAGGTTATCAATTCAAACGATAGTAACagtaattataataatcaaTATAAAGGTATGTTTGTGGGGTATGGATTTAATGATGATGAGCCCTCTATTCTTCatgatttaaatgaaaataaaaattttttatatcccTCAATTAATAGTGGAATAATATTAGACATAAcactattaaaaaatatatatgagaattatattaatatagaaaaaaaaaatgaaaaaattatacataaagattatatatatgaaatatctaaatttatttatgacAATATTAATGTTGAGGTAGTTCATTTTGAAAACAGTTGTTTGGATTCAAAACAAAATGTATACTtaacaaataaagaaaatacagAGTTTGATgtttacaaatattatttaacaaAAGGTTTGTTTGAAAATTATGGAAGTACAAAGGAGAAAGAAGAAAagaattatgaaaaaataataatgtctTATTTTCAATTGGCATACCCAATAACTACTTGTGCTACCTATTCAGGAAGATCGCAAAATGAAACTTTTATTGGGtttgataaatttaatatgattagtattgaaaatgatgagaagttaaaatattatataaaagaaactGAAGAAATATCCTTTAATGATAtagaagaatataaaaaaaaatttagtgatataaataaaagatatgATGAAATATTAGACAAtggtgaaaataatttaacaCATAAGGATATCGTTTTTGGAATTAAAACGAGTATAAATACAGAAGATCGAATagattatattaaaaatacatttgacaataaacaaaataataaacatgtTTTTagcaattttaaaattacaccattattaaaaaatcaaaaagaAACGAGTATAATTAATACGGAACTTTTAAAAGGTGGATTTGATAATGACGATATAgatattcaaattttttatatgtctGATAAAGAaagtaaattatataatactgTGAAATATGATACTGATGGTGTATTGAAAAATAGTTCTtgtgaaaaaatgaaacacattatttttcatttttatgagGAGTATGTAGAAAAAGACAagagtaaaaataataataataatttgaaaaaacaaaaatatttatttattggaAATGACAATACATTTgttaatgtaaaaaatttagtTGATGTTATGAATGTATCttcaaataaatgtatgcatataaaaaaatatatgtataataagtATCTAAAATCTTTTcgatttttaaaaaaaaatgaaaacaaattttttaaaaattttaatgaaaagCCACCACTATTTTATCAATacataaaacaaaattttattgataCAATACGTAacttgaaaaaatataattatattccaAAATATTGTAAAGATAATAATGGTATAGGAAGTGGGTCTAAATCTGATGTCCCAATATTTTTAGGAAACAGACAATCATATAATACGTTCTACAACGATAATGAGTTTTATGATTATTTATCATCTGAAGCTggtatattaataaatgatagttttgcaaaaaaaatatatttttgtaaaaattgtGTATGCCATAATAATGAACAATCAGATGATATGATATTAGGAGAGTGggcaaataaattaaatattataacaattaattttgaaggtttttttcaaaagaaTCCTAccaattataataaaaaatatttaaatacattAGTCCCTATtacttataataatttaaatttaaataaaactgttgatgaaataaaaaaaacatattttcaatatctagtaaattataataaagacGAAATTGATGAAAAAACAGATTCTTATATAGATTATTTAgatcaaaattttaaaaatacatttgataatatttttcattactttttttatcttaaacattattataattcatcagaagatgaaaaaaataatgaaatttcaaaagttaataaaaaaatatatgccaAAATGGAATATAGTGGAGCATACAAAAAGCTGTTTAATTTatcacaattttttaaagaggacattgaaaatatgatacagtttaaacataatataaaaaacggAACAAAACAAGGAAAAGTTAATTatgcaaataattatgttatAGAAAagaatgaaataaaaacagatgaaaattatgaaaatgatgagcTTGATCAAGATGATTATAACGAAGATCCTGACGACGACGATGAAGATGATCTATTTAGTGAAGACGATTTTGATTATGACcaatttataaaagatattgaaaatagtaaaaaattatataaggAACAAGAACACCAATATGagaaaaaagagaaaagcCCAACCACAAGCACAAGCAATAAGCATGATCCTCCCAAAAGTGACAATACCCCAGATGAAGATTATAACACTGAactttag